In the Juglans microcarpa x Juglans regia isolate MS1-56 chromosome 6D, Jm3101_v1.0, whole genome shotgun sequence genome, one interval contains:
- the LOC121235145 gene encoding methyltransferase-like protein 17, mitochondrial: MTSFLPETSRKIFTPEALRSAAKQSQRCLVVPVHLRRAIKKYLREQEEPHVTRKVLRLSESLNAIKEVNSQLVTTSSRELVEDPLKSSEQSKQRWKIKSSYGDIGFKYRDDETIAYVASRMPAVFSACYRVLKEVRRRLPGFSPARVLDFGAGTGSAFWALREVWPESLEKINLVEPSQSMQRAGRSLILGLKNLPLIHGYDSIQALAKSIKKSEREHDLVIASYVLGEIPSLKDRITVVRQLWDLTQDVLVLVEPGTPQGYNIISQMRSHILWMENRKCRKSKAANIASKDLVVAQKSSAFIVAPCPHDGPCPLAKTSKYCHFVQRLERTSSQRAYKRSKGEPPLRGFEDEKFCFVVIRRGQRPREPWPLDGTEFETLKEQQAKRNPEDLEIEYEDLIKLRQEADDNPYEQVDPSTYDSDAMESDAHEEDEGEEQEQEETTSADLGGGWGRIIFPSVRRGRQVTMDICRSTKRDCSEGSFERLVITKSKNPTLHHQARKSLWGDLWPF, encoded by the exons ATGACGAGTTTTTTACCCGAGACCTCCCGAAAAATCTTCACCCCTGAAGCCCTCCGCTCCGCTGCCAAACAGTCCCAGCGCTGCCTCGTCGTCCCCGTCCACCTCCGCCGCGCCATCAAGAAATACCTTCGAG AGCAAGAGGAGCCGCACGTGACGAGGAAGGTGCTGCGGCTGTCGGAGTCGCTCAATGCAATCAAGGAAGTGAACTCGCAGCTGGTGACGACGTCGTCTAGAGAGCTTGTAGAGGACCCACTTAAGTCTTCGGAGCAGTCAAAGCAGCGGTGGAAGATCAAGAGCTCCTACGGCGACATTGGGTTCAAGTACAGGGACGATGAGACCATTGCCTACGTCGCGTCGAGAATGCCCGCCGTGTTCTCCGCTTGTTACCGGGTTCTCAAGGAG GTTCGTAGAAGGCTACCGGGTTTCTCTCCTGCTAGAGTGTTGGATTTTGGTGCTGGAACGGGTTCAGCTTTCTG GGCACTGCGAGAAGTCTGGCCAGAGTCTCTGGAGAAAATTAATTTAGTAGAGCCATCCCAGTCAATGCAGCGTGCCGGCCGGAGCCTCATACTAG GTCTGAAGAACCTGCCACTTATTCATGGTTATGATAGCATTCAAGCACTTGCTAAAAGCATCAAAAAGTCAGAGAGAGAACATGACCTTGTAATTGCT TCCTACGTGCTTGGGGAGATACCGTCACTGAAGGATAGAATTACTGTAGTACGCCAGCTTTGGGATCTTACACAGGATGTTTTG GTTTTAGTTGAGCCTGGAACACCGCAAGGATATAACATCATATCTCAAATGCGATCTCATATATTATGGATGGAGAATAGG AAATGCCGTAAATCTAAAGCTGCAAACATAGCTTCAAAGGACTTGGTGGTGGCTCAAAAAAGTAGTGCATTTATAGTTGCTCCT TGTCCTCATGATGGGCCATGTCCATTGGCAAAAACTAGTAAATACTGTCATTTTGTCCAGCGCTTGGAGAGGACATCTTCACAACGTGCCTACAAG CGTTCCAAGGGGGAGCCACCTTTACGTGGCTTTGAGGATgagaaattttgttttgttgttatcAGACGAGGACAAAGACCAAG GGAACCTTGGCCTCTTGATGGCACGGAGTTTGAGACATTGAAGGAGCAGCAGGCAAAAAGAAATCCAGAAGATCTTGAAATTGAATATG AGGACCTAATTAAGTTACGACAAGAAGCTGATGATAATCCATATGAACAAGTGGATCCATCTACTTATGATTCTGATGCTATGGAAAGTGATGCTCATGAAGAGGACGAAGgagaagaacaagaacaagaagaaacaaCCTCTGCTGATCTTGGGGGTGGATGGGGCAGGATTATCTTTCCATCTGTTCGACGGGGCAGGCAGGTTACAATGGACATCTGTCGATCAACCAAACGAGATTGCTCTGAGGGTTCATTCGAGCGTTTGGTCATCACAAAGAGTAAGAATCCTACATTACATCACCAGGCCCGCAAATCTCTCTGGGGTGACTTGTGGCCCTTTTGA
- the LOC121268809 gene encoding short-chain dehydrogenase TIC 32 A, chloroplastic isoform X1 codes for MLDTVKYLIGSVGASGYGSKSTAEQVTKSSSDLHSVTAIITGATAGIGAETARALAKGGARLVLPARNLKAAEEAKARIVSECPESEIVVMPLDLSSLGSVRNFVSEFESLDLPLNLLINNAGMFAHEHAISEDGIEMTFATNYLGHFLLTKLLLNRMIETAKNTGVQGRIVNVSSGIHGWFSGDMIRYLGLITRNKSHYDSTRAYALSKLANVLHTKELARRLKQMEANVTANCVHPGIVRTGLTREREGLVTDLAFFFASKLVKTIPQAAATTCYVATHPRLLNVSGKYFADCNEASTSKLGYNSAEAARLWSASEIMVSKDPKLVFDPLNALV; via the exons atgcttgACACCGTGAAATACCTCATAGGTTCCGTCGGAGCGAGCGGCTACGGCTCCAAGTCCACCGCCGAGCAAGTCACTAAGAGCAGCTCCGATCTGCACTCCGTCACGGCCATTATCACAG GCGCTACGGCAGGGATCGGTGCCGAGACGGCTCGTGCTCTGGCCAAGGGAGGGGCTAGGCTGGTCCTCCCGGCTCGAAACCTCAAGGCTGCCGAGGAAGCCAAGGCTCGTATTGTGTCGGAGTGTCCCGAGTCGGAGATTGTTGTCATGCCGCTCGATCTTAGCTCTCTTGGTTCTGTCCGAAACTTCGTCTCCGAGTTCGAGTCCCTCGATTTGCCTCTGAATCTCCTCAT AAACAACGCCGGCATGTTTGCTCACGAGCATGCAATTTCTGAAGACGGAATCGAAATGACTTTTGCCACTAATTATTTAG GTCATTTTCTGTTGACGAAGCTGTTGCTGAACAGAATGATTGAGACGGCGAAAAACACCGGCGTTCAAGGCCGGATAGTGAACGTGTCCTCGGGCATTCACGGCTGGTTTTCCGGTGACATGATCAGATATCTTGGTCTGATAACACGAAACAAGAg CCATTACGACTCGACACGTGCGTACGCGCTCTCGAAGCTCGCCAACGTTTTGCACACCAAGGAACTTGCTCGGAGGCTGAAG CAAATGGAGGCCAACGTGACTGCGAATTGTGTTCATCCGGGAATAGTGAGAACCGGACTTACTAGAGAACGCGAAGGCCTAGTCACAG ATTTGGCTTTCTTCTTCGCTTCCAAGCTCGTGAAGACAATTCCTCAG GCTGCTGCTACGACTTGTTACGTGGCGACTCATCCGAGACTTTTGAATGTGTCCGGGAAGTACTTTGCCGACTGCAACGAAGCTTCAACATCGAAACTGGGATACAACTCAGCCGAAGCTGCACGGCTATGGTCTGCTTCCGAGATCATGGTTTCTAAAGACCCTAAATTAGTTTTTGATCCACTCAACGCCCTAGtttaa
- the LOC121268809 gene encoding short-chain dehydrogenase TIC 32, chloroplastic isoform X2, with amino-acid sequence MLDTVKYLIGSVGASGYGSKSTAEQVTKSSSDLHSVTAIITGATAGIGAETARALAKGGARLVLPARNLKAAEEAKARIVSECPESEIVVMPLDLSSLGSVRNFVSEFESLDLPLNLLINNAGMFAHEHAISEDGIEMTFATNYLGHFLLTKLLLNRMIETAKNTGVQGRIVNVSSGIHGWFSGDMIRYLGLITRNKSHYDSTRAYALSKLANVLHTKELARRLKQMEANVTANCVHPGIVRTGLTREREGLVTDLAFFFASKLVKTIPQI; translated from the exons atgcttgACACCGTGAAATACCTCATAGGTTCCGTCGGAGCGAGCGGCTACGGCTCCAAGTCCACCGCCGAGCAAGTCACTAAGAGCAGCTCCGATCTGCACTCCGTCACGGCCATTATCACAG GCGCTACGGCAGGGATCGGTGCCGAGACGGCTCGTGCTCTGGCCAAGGGAGGGGCTAGGCTGGTCCTCCCGGCTCGAAACCTCAAGGCTGCCGAGGAAGCCAAGGCTCGTATTGTGTCGGAGTGTCCCGAGTCGGAGATTGTTGTCATGCCGCTCGATCTTAGCTCTCTTGGTTCTGTCCGAAACTTCGTCTCCGAGTTCGAGTCCCTCGATTTGCCTCTGAATCTCCTCAT AAACAACGCCGGCATGTTTGCTCACGAGCATGCAATTTCTGAAGACGGAATCGAAATGACTTTTGCCACTAATTATTTAG GTCATTTTCTGTTGACGAAGCTGTTGCTGAACAGAATGATTGAGACGGCGAAAAACACCGGCGTTCAAGGCCGGATAGTGAACGTGTCCTCGGGCATTCACGGCTGGTTTTCCGGTGACATGATCAGATATCTTGGTCTGATAACACGAAACAAGAg CCATTACGACTCGACACGTGCGTACGCGCTCTCGAAGCTCGCCAACGTTTTGCACACCAAGGAACTTGCTCGGAGGCTGAAG CAAATGGAGGCCAACGTGACTGCGAATTGTGTTCATCCGGGAATAGTGAGAACCGGACTTACTAGAGAACGCGAAGGCCTAGTCACAG ATTTGGCTTTCTTCTTCGCTTCCAAGCTCGTGAAGACAATTCCTCAG ATATAG
- the LOC121235146 gene encoding transcription factor MYB1-like, whose protein sequence is MGRAPCCSKVGLQRGPWTATEDTLLINYIQAHGEGHWRSLPKKAGLLRCGKSCRLRWMNYLRPDIKRGNITSDEEELIIRLHSLLGNRWSLIAGRLPGRTDNEIKNYWNSHLSKRFKNTGKVNQNNQKREPKRGRYDDPKNQKNHNQDSSTANRETIVKTKVHLPKPMRVSPLSISRKFYCSMDSMVSGRSSSHADGNDEIYHAEILKCWPDLKDVINGGEEDQLASDKDGEFADNNYDGRDPASCQISEPTKDDHVMLDKIFEEYQQLLKAENQLISLDSFVDSLLI, encoded by the exons atgggaAGAGCTCCATgctgttcaaaagtgggtttacAAAGAGGTCCTTGGACTGCCACTGAAGACACTTTGCTCATTAACTATATCCAGGCTCATGGTGAAGGCCATTGGAGATCTTTACCTAAAAAAGCAG GGCTACTTAGATGTGGGAAGAGCTGTAGGCTAAGATGGATGAACTATCTCCGGCCAGATATCAAACGAGGTAACATCACATCTGATGAGGAAGAACTTATTATCCGTCTTCACTCTCTCCTTGGCAACCGCTGGTCTCTTATCGCCGGAAGATTGCCAGGCCGAACTGACAATGAGATAAAGAACTATTGGAACTCTCATCTAAGCAAAAGGTTCAAGAACACAGGAAAAGTCaaccaaaacaaccaaaaaagaGAGCCGAAACGTGGTAGATATGATGATCCCAAGAATCAAAAGAACCATAACCAAGACAGTAGTACTGCAAATAGGGAAACAATAGTAAAGACCAAAGTTCATCTGCCAAAGCCCATGAGGGTTTCACCACTTTCAATTTCAAGGAAATTTTATTGTAGTATGGATAGTATGGTAAGTGGCCGGTCGTCCAGTCATGCAGATGGAAACGATGAAATTTATCATGCTGAGATTTTGAAGTGTTGGCCTGATCTCAAAGATGTCATTAATGGTGGAGAGGAGGATCAGCTGGCTTCTGACAAAGATGGTGAATTTGCGGATAATAATTATGATGGCCGTGATCCAGCTTCATGCCAGATTTCTGAACCCACAAAAGATGATCACGTGATGCTGGACAAGATTTTCGAGGAATATCAGCAGCTGCTCAAAGCAGAAAATCAACTGATCTCTTTGGACTCATTCGTTGATTCCTTGTTGATTTGA